Proteins encoded in a region of the Deltaproteobacteria bacterium genome:
- a CDS encoding RDD family protein, which yields MADKAPHETIAGEAGQVVRAPEQVALYLPVAGPTSRMLAYAIDYLVVLVLQIATLVLLVLAAPFVGRTFLNAFETARKHPESVEGLVLSFFGLFLVIQLVIEWGYFVFCEMTTGGRSLGKALVGLRVVRDGGFPISLRESLVRNLLRLVDVLPWYYTVGLVSIVLSRDGKRLGDLAAGTIVVRLDRPELAAPLPDTPPDASGGFRFERSQIARLGPNELALLRQTLRRLAALPPERAAEVLERAVAVLSARIGHGPVAAEEREAFLRALLHAARVR from the coding sequence GGCGCTCTACCTCCCGGTGGCGGGCCCGACCAGCCGGATGCTGGCCTACGCCATCGACTACCTGGTGGTCCTGGTCCTGCAGATCGCGACGCTCGTTCTGCTCGTGCTGGCGGCGCCCTTCGTCGGGCGCACGTTCCTCAACGCATTCGAGACCGCGCGCAAGCATCCGGAGAGCGTCGAGGGGCTCGTGCTCAGCTTCTTCGGGCTCTTCCTGGTGATCCAGCTGGTGATCGAGTGGGGCTACTTCGTCTTCTGCGAGATGACGACGGGCGGGCGCTCGCTCGGCAAGGCGCTGGTCGGCCTCCGCGTCGTGCGCGACGGCGGGTTCCCGATTTCGCTCAGGGAATCTCTCGTGCGCAATCTGCTGCGCCTGGTGGATGTCCTGCCCTGGTACTACACCGTGGGTCTGGTCAGCATCGTGCTCTCGCGCGACGGCAAGCGCCTGGGCGACCTCGCCGCGGGCACGATCGTCGTGCGCCTCGACCGGCCCGAGCTCGCGGCGCCTCTGCCCGACACGCCCCCCGACGCGAGCGGGGGGTTCCGCTTCGAGCGGAGCCAGATCGCCCGTCTCGGGCCGAACGAGCTCGCGCTGCTGCGCCAGACGCTGCGCCGGCTCGCCGCGCTCCCGCCCGAGCGCGCCGCCGAGGTCCTCGAGCGGGCGGTCGCCGTGCTGAGCGCGCGGATCGGCCACGGCCCGGTCGCGGCGGAGGAGCGCGAGGCCTTCCTACGCGCGCTGCTGCACGCCGCGCGCGTCCGGTGA